ATAATTTTAATGGAAAAGATTATGCAAATTTTTCAAATGTATCTATTTATCAATTAGATACTGTTAAATATGAGATTTTTGAAGATTTTGAGGATGGAAAATCAACAGATTGGGATGGAAGTTCAATAAATAAAAGTTCTGGAAAAATTAGAGTAACCTCTGTAAACGATGATGGAACAGATGAAATACCTGTAACAAAATTTTTGGGTAATTTTAATATTGAAGAGGTTGAGTATGGAAGTCAACCAGCAACAAACTATACAAATAGACCTTCTTATATAGAAAAAACTTTTTCAATTGGTAGTAGTTATGCAAATAATGAAGTTGAATTAGAATTTGATTTTTATGAAATTGATACTTGGGATTTTGAAAGATTCACTGTAACTTTAAATGATGTAGTTTTTGTTGAAGATAATTTTATTCATGATAATCATCCCTATTTATCAGATGTAAATGATACGGGAGAGTCTCTACAAAAAGTTGGTTCTTCTGGTAGTTATAACAATGATAATGATGAAAAATACCATTATAAAATAAGAACTAAATTAGACTCTGCAGGAAAATTAAAAGTTAGATTTAGTACAAGAGGTTTAAAAAATACAGATTATGGCTATAATGGTTGGTCTTTTGCCCAATCAAGGGATGATGAATCGTGGGGAATAGATAATGTACACGTAAAAGTTAAAGAGACAAGTAAAACTTTTGTATGTGCAATGACAGGAATAGGTAGCCAATCTCAGATGTATTGTTGGGGAAATGTGGGACGAAGTATACCTATTTTAAGCACATCTTTATATGATGTAAGTAAAATAAACACTATAAATAAGTTATTTATTTCTCAAGAAAATGATAAAACTTCACAGATGGCTTTTGATAATTTTGACAATAACGGAAATTTATTTCTAAAATATCCAACTTATATCGGGGGATTTGATTATGCATTTTATTTTAAATAAGGAATTATATGTTGAAAGATTTTAAGAATTTATTGTTTTTAGGGACACTTTTTTTACTACTTGGGGGTTGTAGTTCAAAGGATTATCACGAAGAGATGCTTGAAAATACAAAATCTTCTTTAGATAAAGAGAATTACAGTGCGATAAAAAAATCATATTCCGATTCCTTAGTTGATGAAAAGATAAAAAATAAAGAGTTCATAAGTATTTTAGAAGAAAAATCACTAAGTGATATTTTAAAAGAGATGGAAGTATTAGATGGTAACTTTTACTATTTAAAAAGTAGTGATGTTTTAATACCACAAAGTAGAATTAAGATTCATAATATTACGGAATTAAATCAATACTTAAATGCTGTATTAGATAAAGAGTTGTTTATTAAAAAGAACGGTTCAATTTATCTTGTAAAACTTTTAAGTACAAGTGAAACAAAAAAACAATCAATTGAAAATATTCCTTTTAAATTAGATGGTCAAATATCTGTTGAAGAGTTAATAAAATTAATTACAATTGAATCAGGATATGAAGTAAATATTGGAAATTATATAGATAATAAAGATGATTTCCAAAATAGTATTGTAAGTATTAGTTCAAAAGATTTAAAAGATGCATTAAACTCTTTAGGTCATGCAAAAGATGTATATGTTGATATAGATTATGATAAAGAAGCTATAAATATAACTAGATATAAAGATACAGTTATTGAGTTAAATATTCCTCTTTTAGATATTAAATCTACAAGTCAAACAACAAATCAAGAATCAACAGGTGAAAGTAAAGTTGAGAATAGTTCCCAAATAGTTTTATATGATGAATTAGACAAAATGTTAAAAAATATAATTTCAACAGATAAAATTTCAACATATCATATAGATAAAGCAAGTGGTTTAATATTTTTAAAATCAACAAAATCAATTGAAAATGCTGTTAGAACTGTAGCAAAAGCTTATGAATCGACTTTCTCAAAAGAGGCAGTTATAGAGTTTGAAAGAATAGAAATACTTTTAAATAAAAATAGAGAGTATGGAATAGGAAGTATTTCTGATGATAGACAAACAAATACAGGAGCAGGAGTAATCAGAGGAATTGGAGCTGATGGTGCATTAAATTTCACAAGTGATAATGTAACAAGACTTTTAACTGTTGCTGCAACTGCAAATAATGAAATAGGGAAGATATTAAATTATAGTAAAAATATGATTGTTTTAAAAAATAATATCCCAACAGTTCAATCAATCACAGAAAATACAGATTATGTTGAAAAAATAGAGACAACAATTGATGCTGATACAAATACAAGAACATCTGATGTTACAGTTAATACTTTAAAAGAAGGAACTTCAATAACAGCAATGGCAAAAATATCAAGAGATAAAATTTTCTTAAATATTTTACCTACAATAAAAAAACTTATTGAGTTTGGAGAAGTAAGTATTGATGGTACATCTATAAAATTACCTCAATATAATGACCAAAGTTACAATATCTCAAGAGAAGTAAGATTAGGAGAAACTGCAATAGTTGGTTCAATTATTGTTCATGATGATACAAAAAATTATCAAGGGGTTTTACCTGTAGAAGGATTTGCTGTTGGTGGAACAGATTCAAAATCTTATGTAAGAAGAGAAATAGTTTACGTAGTTACTCTTAAAAATATTAAAGGCTTTTAATAATGAGTATGTTTGCTGATCCATATGAGCAATTTTTGCTTGATTATCTTGTAACAAAACTTGAAAATGGTTCTAATACAAGAAGAGCATTATTGTTATATAGTGAACAAATTACAAGAGAAACAAATTTTAAAAAAAGATTGATGGCTGCAATCAAAGATATGGAAATAGGAAAACATAAACTTGAAGCTATTTTACATAAACATAAATTCTTAAATAGCTTTCAATTTAGTTTGGTTGTAAATAGTACAAATACTTTAGATGGATTAAAACTTGTATTATCATTTAAAAAAGCAAATTCAAATTTGATGTTAAAGATGATAAATCCTATTTTTGTTCCTTTATCTATTGTAATTGGTACTTTTTATGGTTTGATTTTATATCTTGATATGTTACAAAAAGATTTAGTTCAATTAAGAAAGTTAAATCCTGATGTTGAACAGTTTTTAGGAATACCAAAATATTTTACTTATGATTTTGCATATGTTGGATTAGGAATTTCTATATTTGTGACAGCTTTTATATTTTTTGGGTATTTATATACTGAAAAATATAAGCCAGCTTGGTTATATAAAGTTTTTAAAACTCAAGCATTTTCAGATGGAAGATTTATGTTTAGAATTTTAAATGGAATGTTAAGTGCTGGTATCTCTTTTCATAAAACATCATTGATTTTATCAAAGGATTATTTTAAAGAGGGTCTTAGACCGTTTTTCAAAGAGTTAGCAGAGATGATAAATAAAAATAAAAAACTATTTATTATGTTTGAAAAATATAATTTCCCTGCAATTATAACAGCAGATATAAAACTATCAGAATTAAGTAAAACAAGTTTTTCAGAAGTAACAAAAGCTTTATATCAAACTTGTGACACAATGTATGAAAAAAATATAAATTATATGGTTTTACAATGGAAGTTTATGTTTTGGATGATTGCAATGTTGGTTACTGTAATAATAGGTTCAGATGTTATTAACTTGGTAATTAGTACTTTTACATTTAAAACTTTATATCAATAGAAGATGAAATTATGATAAAGAAGATAGTAACAACTTTAAGAAATACACCAAAGTTTCCTTTTTTGAAAAGAGATAAAAAAAAGATATCTCTAAAAAAAGAGAAAAAAAGTGATTTTGATTTTAAAGATTTTTTTGAAAAACAAAAAAAATCAATTTATGATTTCATTGGAAAAAGTGATGATCCTGATACTCATTTATCAAATGTAATTGAGGATATGATTAAAGAAAAATTTCATTTAAAAGGTGGATATGGAGATTTAATTGCAAATGAAGAGAAGTATGAACAATTTGTAAGAACTTTAGGTTATGAGTATTATGCAACGTATAATGAGTTGTCAAAATATTATCAAGATACTTCATTTCAACTTGATGAAAAAAAACTTGAATTTTGTACAACAATGTATATTATCACTTTGGAAGATAAAAAGAACAAAAATAAAGTTTTGGGTATTAGAGATGTTGTAAATCTTGATTTTGAAATATTAAGTAAGTTTTATTTTACAAAAATTGTAGTTTTAGGAGAGGGCGTTTTATCTTCAGTTTTTGGAGAAGATAGAGAGATTATCTTTAGTTCAAATAGTGATACTGAAAATGATGAAGAGATAAATAAATATTTTGACAAAATGATGGGACAAGCTATTTTACTTGGAGCATCTGATATACATATTCAAAAAACAAGTAGATATGCTTCACTTTGGTTTAGAATTGATGGTATCAAAGTTGATATGGGAACTATGCCAATTACAATTGCAAAAACTTTAAAAAGAAGACTTGTAACTATGGCTGACCAAGAGGATTCTGATTATGAATCAATTAATGGTGTTATAAATTATGAGTATGGTAAAAAAAATATCAAGTTTAGGCTTGGGCTTATAAACTCAAAATTAAACTTTTCATTGGTTATGAGGATGATTGGTGGACGTGGAGTTGTTTCACATAATTTAAGAGGATTAAATTATCCAGAAGAGACAGTACAAATTCTATCAAACTTAACAAAATATGCAAATGGAATGATATTAATTACGGGACAAGTTGGTTCTGGTAAAACTCACTTAATGTATGCCTTATTACAACAATTGGCAAAACAACAACAGTATGTTATTACCATTGAAGACCCAGTTGAGTATGTGGATGAATCTTTCTTCCAAATTGATTTATCTGAGTTTGCAAGTGCAAGTGAAGAGTTTAAGTATGGTTACCCAGAAGCCGTTGTTGATATTTTAAGACAAGATTCAAATATCATACTAATTGGTGAAACAAGGGAACCTCAAACAGCATCACAACTTGTAAATGCATCAAACTTAGGTCAGTTAGTATTCTCTACAATGCATACCAACTCAGCACCTGCAACTGTTTCAAGGATGACAAGTTCACTTGGAATCAATGAAGGGGATATTATTGATAACTTAAGAGGAATTGTTTCTCAAAGATTAGTTAGAAAATTATGTAACTATTGTAAAGAACCAGATGGAGAAGGTGGATATAAAAAAGTTGGATGTGATGAGTGTAACCACACAGGATTTAAAGATAGGGTGCCAATCGCTGAGGTTGTAAGATTTAAACTTGGACATGGTGGTGATTTTGAAAATCCAGCAGAATATATGACAGTTGAAAAAGCTTCAATGGCACAATATAAAGAAGGTTTAATTACAAAAGAAGATGCAATTGCAATTATCAGAGGGGAAGAAGTATGGTACGATTAGTAATTACTGATTTTGCAACAAAAGAGGATAGCGAATTTTTCTATGTAAATGATGAATTTGATGTTTCTCAAAATATGTTTACATATCATTCCTTTAAAAAATATAGTGTATATCTATCAAAATATAGCAATGATGAAATTTATTCATTAAATTTATTATCAAAAAAATATTTAGGAAGAAATCAATTTTTAATTCATATTGCTGATGGAGAGTATGTAATTTTATTTAATCATAAAACAGTTTATTCTGCAAAAATAAACCAAAATTTTATTACAGATGATATGATTAAATCGATTTTGATTACAAAACATATAGCAATGCTTTCAAGTGGTGGAGCAATAGAAAATATTTATTATGTAATTAATTCAAAATATAAATGTGCTATTGAAAATATTTTAAAACAAAATACAAAAAATGAAAAACAAGAAGTAGTTGCAAAATCTTTAGGAGAAATAGAAGAGTTAGTTAAACCTTTAAAAGAGTTAGATACTTCAAAATCTCATTTTACAAAACTAACATATATGTCACTATTATTGGGTGTTAGTTTCTGGGTAATGTTTTCTGGATTAAAAACATTTACGGATAAAGTTTTTTATACAGAACCTTTAGAAAATTTACAAAGAGAATTAAGAGTAGAAACACAATTAGCAAAACGACAAGAAAAACTTTTAAATGAAAGTCAAATTAAATATAAAGAATTAACTGACTGTATAAGTTCGACTAAGGTTTCAAAATGATAAGTATCAGCAACAAAACAATAGCAAACACAAGCAAGTTAATCATATCTATTTTAGTAATTTATACATTGGTTTATGTTGGATTTAAAGCTATGAATTATTATAAATCATATTATGAAAAAGAGAAACTTACAAATGACCTTCAACTAAAAAGAGATGAAACAAACTCTTTGAAAACAAAAGCAAATGAGTCTAAAAAAAGAATTGAAGATTTAGAAAAAAGTTATATGACAAAAGAAGAGATAGAAACAAAAGTAAAAGATATTTTCTCAAGAATGTCATTACTTGATTATCAATTAGATTTTATTGATTCAAAAAAAATGTGTATAGATAGATATATAATCATTACTAGAGTAAATACACAAAGTGAAAATGGATTAAAAGCAGCAGAAGGAATTTTATCTTATATAGGAGAAATTAAAAAAAGTGATATGGATGAAACACTATATTTTGTAAATTATATCTCTAAACCTAAGGAAATAAAATGAAATTAGCTATAAAAACTTTATTTCTTTTATTTCTTTTTATAAATTATTTATTTGCAGATAATTATATAGATTCTTTAACTCTTACAAAAATAAAAAAACTTGTACAAAAAGAGGAAGAGATAGCTTTAGCATATAAAAAATATCTTTTAGAAAAAGGTACAAATCCTACTACTATTGAAGTGTTAAAAGAACAAAATTTTTTACCAAAGGGATTTGATAGTATAAATCCTTTTGGTAAAGTAATTTCTTTAAAAAATAATGAATATGTAATAAATGGTTTTTCAACAACAGATAACACTTTAAAATCTAATTTATACGATTATTATTACTCAAATAGATATAGAACTTATACAAAAGCCCCATTAAGTATAAATGAGAGTGAAGTACAAATTATTTTATCAACAAAAGAAAAATTTATTTTTAGTAATAAAAGTAAAATTACAACTACAAAAGCAGATGCAAAAGCCAAATATTATTTAGACTCAAACGAAGTTTTGCATTGGTATGATTCAAGTGGAAATTATAAATACTCTTTTGATAAAGATTTACTTCTTGATGAAAATGTGACTTTACTAAATGAAGATGGAACAGTAAATAGTACTTATAAAGAGTTAGTTAAAGATGTATCTTTTGCAGGAATGACAGTTTTACATAAAAATACTACTTCAAGTACAGCAGATGAATATATAATGATTGGTTCATCAAGTGCAGTAAAAGTAAAACAAACAACAAGAGATATTGGAAAAACAGTTATTCAGTTTACTAGACGTGCTGGTGGAATGATTGTAAATGGAGATATTTATGCTTGGGGAAATAATGCAAATAAGATTACAGGTATTAATTTAGGATATTCAGGAAGTGAAGGAAGTAATAGATTTCCTGTAATAAATGGTTTAGTAAGATTAAAAGCAAAAATGTATGATGATGATTCAAGTGATGGAAAAGATTTTACAAAATATTATGATCAAAACTATTTTTCTTCTCCAAATAGACCAAAATTTGTAGATTTTTTTAGTGCAGTTTATTATGGAACTTGTGGAATTAGTATAAAAGGTGAATTGTACTGTGGTGGAACAACGGGAGTA
The genomic region above belongs to Arcobacter ellisii and contains:
- a CDS encoding GspE/PulE family protein; the encoded protein is MIKKIVTTLRNTPKFPFLKRDKKKISLKKEKKSDFDFKDFFEKQKKSIYDFIGKSDDPDTHLSNVIEDMIKEKFHLKGGYGDLIANEEKYEQFVRTLGYEYYATYNELSKYYQDTSFQLDEKKLEFCTTMYIITLEDKKNKNKVLGIRDVVNLDFEILSKFYFTKIVVLGEGVLSSVFGEDREIIFSSNSDTENDEEINKYFDKMMGQAILLGASDIHIQKTSRYASLWFRIDGIKVDMGTMPITIAKTLKRRLVTMADQEDSDYESINGVINYEYGKKNIKFRLGLINSKLNFSLVMRMIGGRGVVSHNLRGLNYPEETVQILSNLTKYANGMILITGQVGSGKTHLMYALLQQLAKQQQYVITIEDPVEYVDESFFQIDLSEFASASEEFKYGYPEAVVDILRQDSNIILIGETREPQTASQLVNASNLGQLVFSTMHTNSAPATVSRMTSSLGINEGDIIDNLRGIVSQRLVRKLCNYCKEPDGEGGYKKVGCDECNHTGFKDRVPIAEVVRFKLGHGGDFENPAEYMTVEKASMAQYKEGLITKEDAIAIIRGEEVWYD